A single region of the Chromatiales bacterium genome encodes:
- a CDS encoding DsrE/DsrF/DrsH-like family protein — protein sequence MSEKKLAIIATKGTLDWAYPPFILASTAAALGYETEVFFTFYGLQLLKKKLDLKVTSLGNPGMPMPMPMPVLVQALPGMQSMMTMMMKKKMASKGVASLEDLRELCVEAEVRMVACQMTVDLFEMNPSEFIDGIEFGGAATFFEFAGESDICLYI from the coding sequence ATGAGCGAAAAGAAACTCGCAATTATTGCTACCAAGGGCACGCTGGACTGGGCTTACCCCCCGTTCATCCTGGCCTCCACCGCCGCCGCGCTGGGCTATGAAACCGAAGTCTTCTTTACCTTCTATGGTCTGCAGCTGCTGAAGAAGAAGCTGGACCTCAAGGTCACCTCGCTGGGCAACCCGGGCATGCCGATGCCGATGCCGATGCCGGTGCTCGTGCAGGCGCTGCCGGGCATGCAGAGCATGATGACCATGATGATGAAGAAGAAGATGGCGTCCAAGGGCGTTGCCAGCCTGGAAGACCTGCGCGAGCTGTGCGTGGAAGCCGAAGTCCGCATGGTGGCCTGTCAGATGACTGTCGACCTGTTCGAGATGAACCCGAGCGAGTTCATCGACGGCATCGAATTCGGTGGCGCCGCCACCTTCTTCGAGTTTGCCGGCGAATCCGACATCTGCTTGTACATCTGA
- a CDS encoding DUF692 domain-containing protein — MPDKHPIQGAGLGLRRPLLDAFEAGPVAVDFLEVAPENWIGVGGRLGRRFRALTERYPFVCHGLSLSLGGPAPLDEALLREISVFLERHQVRCYSEHLSYCSDDGHLYDLLPIPFTEAAVHHVAARIRRTQEILERRIAIENVSTYAAPGQEMSELEFTRAVLEEADCDLLLDVNNVYVNSVNHGYDPEAFIRALPGERIAYGHIAGHYTEAEDLLIDTHGAVVIDPVWRLLDHAYATHGVFPVLLERDFNLPPLGELLHEVERIREAQTRQATQTPRVSHG, encoded by the coding sequence ATGCCTGACAAACACCCCATCCAGGGTGCCGGCCTCGGCCTGCGTCGCCCGCTGCTCGATGCGTTCGAGGCAGGGCCGGTCGCCGTGGACTTTCTCGAGGTCGCACCCGAGAACTGGATCGGTGTGGGCGGGCGACTGGGACGGCGATTCCGCGCCCTGACCGAGCGCTACCCGTTTGTCTGTCACGGGCTGTCACTGTCACTGGGTGGCCCGGCACCGCTCGACGAAGCGCTGCTGCGCGAGATCAGTGTATTCCTGGAACGTCACCAGGTGCGCTGTTACAGCGAGCACCTGAGCTACTGCTCGGACGACGGACACCTCTACGACCTGCTGCCCATCCCCTTTACCGAGGCGGCGGTACATCACGTTGCGGCGCGTATCCGCCGTACCCAGGAGATCCTGGAGCGACGGATCGCCATCGAGAACGTCTCGACCTATGCCGCCCCCGGACAGGAGATGAGCGAACTGGAGTTCACCCGGGCGGTGCTGGAAGAGGCCGATTGCGACCTGCTGCTCGACGTGAACAACGTCTACGTCAACTCGGTGAACCACGGCTATGACCCGGAGGCCTTCATCCGTGCCCTGCCGGGCGAACGTATCGCCTACGGCCACATCGCCGGCCACTACACCGAGGCCGAGGACCTGCTCATTGACACCCACGGCGCCGTGGTGATCGATCCGGTCTGGCGGCTGCTGGATCACGCCTATGCCACGCACGGGGTCTTCCCCGTGCTGCTGGAGCGCGACTTCAACCTGCCCCCACTTGGCGAGCTGCTGCACGAGGTGGAACGGATCCGCGAGGCCCAGACCCGTCAGGCCACACAGACGCCCAGGGTCAGTCATGGCTGA
- a CDS encoding sigma-70 family RNA polymerase sigma factor — protein MNVDTTWADQDALKGLREDLLRFARLQLRDPVLAEDVVQDTLSAAFAARNNFRGEASTRTWVASILKNKIIDQIRQRTRHASLDLAPGDEGDVMVNGLFDQRGHWRRECRPRDWESPEQALIDEQFWEIFELCLTALPENTARVFSMRELLGLETREIADDLGISENNCWVILHRARSRLRLCLEKSWQQEG, from the coding sequence ATGAATGTCGATACAACATGGGCTGACCAGGATGCCCTGAAGGGTTTACGGGAAGACCTCCTGCGCTTTGCCCGCCTGCAGCTTCGAGACCCTGTGCTTGCCGAGGACGTGGTGCAGGACACACTGTCTGCTGCCTTTGCCGCACGCAACAATTTCCGCGGCGAGGCAAGCACCCGGACATGGGTGGCATCCATCCTGAAAAACAAGATCATCGACCAGATACGCCAGCGCACCAGGCATGCCAGTCTGGACCTGGCGCCGGGAGACGAAGGTGATGTGATGGTGAACGGTCTCTTCGATCAGAGGGGGCATTGGCGCAGGGAGTGTCGTCCCAGGGACTGGGAAAGCCCGGAGCAGGCACTGATCGACGAGCAATTCTGGGAAATCTTCGAGCTCTGCCTCACTGCACTGCCGGAGAACACCGCCAGAGTTTTTTCGATGCGTGAGCTGCTCGGCCTGGAAACACGTGAGATTGCCGACGATCTTGGCATCAGTGAGAACAACTGCTGGGTGATTCTTCATCGGGCACGCTCACGACTACGACTCTGCCTGGAAAAAAGCTGGCAGCAGGAAGGGTGA
- a CDS encoding PilT/PilU family type 4a pilus ATPase, with product MASIEELLEMMIRTKGSDLHFIAGEPARVRRLGELETEGDTELEPEFVQNEIYKVMPPEIRAQFESHDHADFALSMEGLARFRVNVFRHIAGMGAVFRGIPASAFSLEELGLPEVIASLCMQTNGLLLVTGKTGSGKSTTLAAMVDYINSRRKAHIITIEDPIEFVHSRKRSLISQREVGQHTRTFASALRSALREDPDVILIGELRDLETTSLAVTAAETGIMVLGTLHTNGAISTVDRLVNTFPLNKQNQVRSMLATSLRAVVSQQLVTKADRSGRLAAIEILINNSAVSNILREGKTEQLENILTGGSLQGMQSMDNALRRLVDSGQVKGEEAYDKAFRKAEFEKYRGAAG from the coding sequence GTGGCAAGCATCGAAGAACTGCTGGAGATGATGATCCGGACCAAGGGGTCGGACCTGCACTTCATTGCCGGCGAACCGGCACGCGTACGCCGGCTGGGCGAACTCGAAACCGAGGGTGATACGGAACTGGAGCCCGAGTTCGTGCAGAACGAGATCTACAAGGTCATGCCGCCCGAGATCCGCGCCCAGTTCGAATCACACGACCATGCCGACTTCGCCCTGTCAATGGAGGGACTGGCCCGCTTTCGCGTCAACGTCTTCCGCCACATCGCCGGCATGGGCGCCGTATTCCGCGGCATCCCCGCCTCGGCCTTCTCGCTGGAAGAACTCGGCCTGCCCGAGGTCATCGCCAGCCTGTGCATGCAGACCAACGGCCTGCTGCTCGTGACCGGCAAGACCGGATCGGGCAAATCCACCACGCTGGCGGCGATGGTCGATTACATCAACAGCCGGCGCAAGGCACACATCATCACCATCGAGGACCCGATCGAATTCGTACACAGCCGCAAGCGCAGCCTCATCAGCCAGCGCGAGGTCGGCCAGCATACCCGCACCTTCGCCAGCGCCCTGCGCTCGGCCCTGCGCGAGGACCCGGACGTCATCCTCATCGGCGAGCTGCGTGATCTCGAGACCACCAGCCTCGCGGTCACCGCTGCCGAGACCGGCATCATGGTGCTCGGCACCCTGCACACCAACGGCGCCATCTCCACCGTGGACCGCCTGGTCAACACCTTCCCGCTGAACAAGCAGAATCAAGTGCGCTCCATGCTGGCCACCTCACTGCGCGCCGTGGTCTCCCAGCAGCTCGTCACCAAGGCGGACCGCAGCGGCCGCCTGGCCGCCATCGAGATCCTGATCAACAATTCCGCGGTTTCCAACATCCTGCGTGAAGGCAAGACAGAGCAGCTCGAAAACATCCTCACCGGCGGCTCGTTGCAGGGCATGCAGAGCATGGACAATGCCCTGCGCCGCCTGGTCGACAGCGGCCAGGTCAAGGGGGAGGAGGCCTACGACAAGGCCTTTCGCAAGGCCGAGTTCGAGAAGTATCGCGGAGCCGCCGGGTAA
- a CDS encoding TetR/AcrR family transcriptional regulator, which produces METLREKGALNRQRIVEAADRLFYHQGYNATSFSDIAQAAEIPRGNFYYYFKSKDEILENVIHCRMDGVAGMLDGLDARLDSPRERLLALTDIIAGRGDDISRYGCRFGTLNAELGKRQQELQQKASGMFDVFRDWMERQFRGLGLEDEAHMLAMHMLACIQGTTLLVYTYKDKEFLRYEVARLQEWIHSLAAREVTA; this is translated from the coding sequence ATGGAAACACTCCGTGAAAAGGGTGCCCTGAACCGCCAGCGCATCGTCGAGGCGGCCGATCGCCTCTTCTACCACCAGGGCTACAACGCCACCTCCTTCAGCGACATCGCCCAGGCCGCCGAGATCCCACGCGGCAACTTCTACTACTACTTCAAGAGCAAGGACGAGATCCTCGAGAACGTCATCCACTGCCGCATGGACGGCGTGGCCGGCATGCTCGACGGTCTGGATGCCCGGCTGGACTCACCCCGCGAGCGCCTGCTCGCACTCACCGACATCATCGCCGGTCGTGGCGACGACATCTCCCGCTATGGCTGCCGTTTCGGCACGCTCAATGCCGAGCTCGGCAAGCGCCAGCAGGAGCTGCAGCAGAAGGCCTCGGGCATGTTCGACGTGTTCCGCGACTGGATGGAGCGGCAGTTCCGCGGTCTCGGTCTCGAAGACGAGGCGCATATGCTGGCCATGCACATGCTGGCCTGTATCCAGGGCACCACGCTGCTCGTCTACACCTACAAGGACAAGGAATTCCTGCGCTACGAAGTGGCCCGTCTGCAGGAATGGATCCACAGTCTGGCTGCCCGGGAGGTTACCGCATGA
- a CDS encoding zf-HC2 domain-containing protein, giving the protein MIMRNCEEITKLLSKRQDTPLSLPERIELTLHLGICTGCRNYARNILFLSQACRSLRELDNSREKT; this is encoded by the coding sequence ATGATCATGAGAAATTGCGAAGAGATAACGAAACTTCTGTCAAAACGGCAGGACACCCCGCTGAGCCTGCCGGAACGCATCGAGCTCACACTGCACCTCGGCATCTGTACCGGATGTCGTAACTACGCCAGGAACATCCTGTTTCTGAGTCAGGCCTGCCGGTCACTGCGGGAACTGGACAACTCCCGGGAGAAGACATGA
- a CDS encoding putative DNA-binding domain-containing protein, producing MAERPDFRALQYRFTAHIRDPANQPAPEGIEERRLAVYRELLYNNTRSFIDSGFPVLRAVYAAKGCRDAWDRLTRDFFARHRARTPYFLAIGREFLDYLRHEHAPQADDPPFLQELAHYEWVELALSVSEAGTEGMAGIDARGDLAAGAPVLSPLAWPLTYAWPVQRVGPAHIPTEAPAAPTHLLVYRDAEDIVHFVELNAVSARLLSLLGENTGNTARSGRDLLEQIAGELGHPKPETVMQGGLALLEDLRDRGAILGTRTG from the coding sequence ATGGCTGAACGACCAGACTTCCGGGCGCTGCAGTACCGCTTCACTGCCCATATCCGCGACCCGGCGAATCAGCCGGCACCGGAGGGTATCGAGGAGCGCCGCCTCGCGGTATATCGTGAGCTGCTGTACAACAACACCCGCAGCTTCATCGACAGCGGCTTTCCGGTGCTGCGTGCCGTCTACGCGGCAAAGGGCTGTCGCGACGCCTGGGACCGCCTCACCCGCGACTTCTTCGCCCGGCATCGTGCCAGGACCCCCTATTTCCTGGCGATCGGGCGCGAGTTCCTGGACTACCTCCGGCACGAACACGCCCCGCAGGCCGATGATCCCCCCTTCCTGCAGGAACTGGCACATTACGAATGGGTGGAGCTGGCGCTCTCGGTGAGCGAGGCCGGGACGGAGGGCATGGCCGGCATCGATGCCCGGGGTGACCTGGCCGCCGGCGCCCCCGTACTGTCGCCGCTGGCCTGGCCGCTCACCTACGCCTGGCCGGTACAGCGCGTCGGTCCTGCGCACATCCCGACCGAGGCGCCCGCCGCCCCCACCCACCTGCTGGTCTATCGGGACGCGGAAGATATCGTCCACTTCGTGGAACTCAATGCGGTGAGCGCGCGCCTGCTGTCCCTGCTCGGCGAGAACACCGGGAACACGGCTCGCAGTGGTCGGGACTTGCTGGAACAGATCGCGGGCGAACTCGGTCACCCGAAGCCGGAGACCGTGATGCAGGGGGGGCTGGCCCTGCTGGAGGACCTGCGCGATCGCGGCGCCATCCTCGGCACCCGGACCGGCTGA
- a CDS encoding PilT/PilU family type 4a pilus ATPase — translation MARIDAFLKLGREQGCSDIHLAVGVPPMLRMHGDIMPIKFRDLGEAELEGYVNEILTETQRKRLREGEDLDFSYMARDVGRFRANIFRKLGGVGATFRHIPSNVPTLQELKLPAVVEKVTHHHQGMILVTGATGTGKSTTLAAMIDHINTTRRANIITLEDPVEFVHRSKNSQVIQREVGTHVDNFANGLRAALREDPDIILVGELRDMETISMAMMAAETGHLVLGTLHTTSATKTLDRIIDALPAEQREQAKIFLAQNLHAVITQVLVKTADGRGRKAMLEILTMNTAIARLIATDKLFQIPTQIQTGKAQGMQLLDQALMEALQKGEIDPDDAYLHAHDKKQFQRFVSDPSLLPKVDLAGG, via the coding sequence ATGGCACGTATCGATGCCTTCCTGAAACTCGGCCGCGAACAGGGCTGCTCCGACATCCACCTCGCCGTGGGCGTGCCGCCGATGCTGCGCATGCACGGCGACATCATGCCGATCAAGTTCCGCGACCTCGGCGAGGCCGAACTCGAGGGCTACGTCAACGAGATCCTCACCGAGACGCAGCGCAAGCGGCTTCGCGAGGGCGAAGACCTGGACTTCTCCTACATGGCGCGCGATGTCGGCCGGTTCCGCGCCAACATCTTTCGCAAACTGGGCGGCGTGGGTGCCACCTTCCGGCACATCCCCTCGAACGTGCCCACCCTGCAGGAACTCAAGCTGCCAGCGGTGGTGGAGAAGGTCACCCATCATCACCAGGGCATGATCCTGGTCACCGGCGCCACCGGCACCGGCAAGTCCACCACGCTGGCGGCGATGATCGACCACATCAACACGACCCGCCGCGCCAACATCATCACCCTCGAAGACCCGGTGGAGTTCGTGCATCGCAGCAAGAACTCCCAGGTGATCCAGCGCGAGGTCGGCACCCACGTCGACAACTTCGCCAACGGGCTGCGCGCCGCTCTGCGTGAAGACCCGGACATCATCCTGGTGGGCGAGCTGCGCGACATGGAGACCATCAGCATGGCGATGATGGCCGCCGAGACCGGGCACCTGGTGCTCGGCACCCTGCATACCACCTCGGCCACCAAGACCCTGGACCGCATCATCGACGCACTGCCCGCCGAGCAGCGCGAACAGGCCAAGATCTTTCTTGCGCAGAACCTGCATGCGGTCATCACCCAGGTGCTGGTCAAGACCGCCGATGGCCGCGGCCGCAAGGCCATGCTCGAGATCCTGACCATGAACACCGCCATCGCCCGGCTCATCGCCACCGACAAGCTGTTCCAGATCCCGACCCAGATCCAGACGGGCAAGGCCCAGGGCATGCAGCTGCTCGACCAGGCGCTGATGGAGGCGCTGCAGAAGGGCGAGATCGACCCCGACGACGCCTACCTGCACGCACACGACAAGAAGCAGTTCCAGCGTTTCGTCAGTGATCCGTCCCTGCTGCCCAAGGTCGACCTGGCCGGCGGCTGA
- a CDS encoding DoxX family protein: MLRFMTRLHTLLDATRRADFLAPLLLRLYLAPVFWMAGTSKLANMDSTIEWFGNAEWGLGLPLPALLAWLAALTETIGAVLLLIGLATRWISIPLMATMIVAAITVHWQNGWLAIAEGSGSLFASERTIGAIERLDRAKSILREHGDYAWLTENGSLVILNNGMEFAATYFIMLLVLFFVGSGRYASLDHWINRLASARQRHGSPR, encoded by the coding sequence ATGCTGCGATTCATGACACGACTGCACACCCTGCTCGACGCGACACGGCGGGCCGACTTTCTTGCACCACTGCTGTTACGCCTCTACCTGGCGCCCGTGTTCTGGATGGCAGGGACCAGCAAGCTCGCGAATATGGACTCGACCATCGAATGGTTCGGCAACGCGGAATGGGGCCTGGGTCTGCCGTTGCCGGCACTCCTGGCATGGCTGGCCGCATTGACGGAAACCATTGGCGCGGTGCTACTGCTCATCGGCCTGGCCACCCGGTGGATCTCGATCCCACTCATGGCAACGATGATCGTCGCGGCGATTACCGTACACTGGCAGAACGGCTGGCTGGCGATTGCCGAAGGGTCGGGCAGCCTGTTCGCGAGCGAACGCACCATCGGCGCAATCGAACGCCTCGACCGGGCAAAGTCGATTCTGCGTGAGCACGGAGACTATGCCTGGCTCACCGAGAACGGCAGCCTGGTTATCCTCAACAACGGGATGGAGTTTGCCGCCACCTATTTCATCATGCTACTCGTTCTGTTCTTCGTCGGTTCCGGCCGATACGCCAGCCTGGACCACTGGATAAACCGGCTGGCCTCAGCCAGACAGAGGCATGGCAGCCCCCGATGA
- a CDS encoding cob(I)yrinic acid a,c-diamide adenosyltransferase, with amino-acid sequence MGNRLSKIYTRTGDEGMTGLSTGERVRKDSLRIEAMGDVDELNSVIGMVLAIELPEAVADCLVDVQHDLFNLGAEISMPGEQLLVPARIDWLEATLDSFNDELPPLMEFILPGGGLAAATCHLARSVCRRAERHLVALAAEEPVTGAARTYLNRLSDLLFVLARIIAREAGEGEVFWQSARLGGNAD; translated from the coding sequence ATGGGTAACCGTCTATCGAAGATCTACACCCGCACCGGCGACGAGGGCATGACCGGCCTCTCCACCGGCGAGCGAGTGCGCAAGGACAGCCTGCGCATCGAGGCGATGGGCGACGTCGACGAACTGAACAGCGTCATCGGCATGGTGCTCGCGATCGAGTTGCCGGAGGCGGTGGCCGATTGTCTCGTCGACGTGCAGCACGACCTCTTCAATCTCGGTGCCGAGATCAGCATGCCGGGCGAGCAGTTGCTCGTCCCGGCGCGCATCGACTGGCTGGAGGCCACGCTCGACAGCTTCAACGACGAACTGCCGCCGTTGATGGAGTTCATCCTCCCGGGCGGCGGTCTCGCTGCCGCCACCTGCCATCTCGCCCGCAGCGTCTGCCGGCGGGCGGAGCGTCACCTGGTGGCGCTGGCCGCCGAGGAGCCGGTGACCGGGGCGGCGCGTACCTATCTCAACCGTCTCTCCGACCTGCTGTTCGTGCTCGCGCGCATCATCGCGCGCGAGGCGGGCGAAGGCGAGGTGTTCTGGCAGTCCGCCCGGCTGGGCGGCAACGCCGACTGA
- a CDS encoding ROK family protein, with amino-acid sequence MRLGIDLGGTKIEIIALDASGTERLRERIDTPQGDYAATLEAVAGLVARAEQRLGVTGTIGIGTPGAISPATGLLKNSNSTCLNGQPFQRDLEARLGRGIRMMNDANCFALSEATDGAAADVEVVFGVIIGTGVGAGVVVRRHPLVGPNAIAGEWGHNPLPWPRDEERPGPACYCGKSGCVETFLSGPSMARDHAAVTGESLDTRTIVERAAAGDAACEATLARYEDRLARGLAHVINVLDPDAIVLGGGMSNIERLYRNVPRLWGRYVFSDTVATRLLAPRFGDSSGVRGAAWLWNDN; translated from the coding sequence ATGCGCCTGGGTATCGATCTGGGAGGCACCAAAATCGAGATCATCGCGCTGGACGCCTCCGGCACGGAGCGCCTGCGCGAACGCATCGACACCCCGCAGGGTGACTACGCCGCTACCCTCGAGGCCGTGGCGGGGCTCGTCGCGCGGGCCGAGCAGCGGCTGGGCGTCACCGGCACCATCGGCATCGGCACGCCCGGGGCGATCTCGCCGGCCACGGGCCTGCTCAAGAACTCCAACTCCACCTGTCTGAACGGCCAGCCCTTCCAGCGCGATCTCGAGGCCCGTCTCGGACGCGGGATCCGCATGATGAACGATGCCAACTGCTTCGCGCTCTCGGAGGCCACCGACGGGGCGGCCGCCGATGTCGAGGTGGTGTTCGGCGTCATCATCGGCACGGGGGTGGGCGCGGGTGTGGTGGTGCGTCGCCATCCCCTGGTGGGGCCCAATGCAATCGCCGGCGAATGGGGGCATAATCCCCTGCCATGGCCACGAGACGAGGAGCGCCCGGGGCCGGCCTGCTATTGCGGCAAGTCGGGCTGCGTCGAGACCTTCCTCTCCGGGCCGTCCATGGCGCGCGATCATGCGGCCGTGACCGGCGAGTCGCTGGACACCCGCACCATCGTCGAGCGGGCGGCGGCCGGTGACGCGGCCTGCGAGGCCACGCTGGCGCGTTATGAGGACCGTCTCGCACGCGGGCTGGCCCACGTGATCAACGTGCTCGACCCCGATGCCATCGTGCTCGGCGGCGGCATGTCCAATATCGAGCGGCTGTACCGGAACGTGCCGCGCCTGTGGGGGCGCTACGTGTTCTCGGATACGGTCGCCACCCGGCTGCTTGCGCCACGCTTCGGCGATTCCAGCGGCGTGCGCGGGGCGGCCTGGCTGTGGAACGACAACTGA